CTCCTTTCCCCAGACTCCGAGGCATTTGCGCCACTCATTTGCCTCGCAACCGCTCGCGCGCTACCACCACCTCACCCGTCTGGATCGAATTGACTGTCGTCTTCAGTTCCCGGACAGACTCCTAGGCCGCGGGGAATCGAGATTCGTGGGCCAAACTTTCGATAAAGTTCTTTGCGTTCACATATTCTCCGGAGGGGAGTGTCGCGATCTGCTTTTTCAGATCCGCCAGGAAAGCCGTGGTCGTATCTTGAATCTTTGTGAACACTTCGAAGCCGGCGTTGCCGTGAGTAATTTCACGTTGGTGGAAAAGTTCGTCAAGCTGCTTACGATACTCGTCGTACTTCGGGTCTTGCAACGATATGGGCCAATAAATTCGGCCGCTGACCGGATCGAGCTGGTAGGGCGTGACGCGCTTCGGAGCGCCGATTTGGGCATATCGCCATGCTTCTTCCGAGGTCATTCGCCGCCCCTCTTCCGCCCGGCGCGATTCGGTATTGATCTTCCGCATCTGAAAAAAGGTCTGCGTTCCCTTGAGGCGGTTATCGAGATCGATCGAACGGGCTTGTTCGAGATTGATGGCTGCCTCGCTGGTTTGCAGGTTGTAGGAGCCTGCCGCGTTCACGAGATCGGCCATCCCCATTGCAGCGGCCTGATCGGCGGTTGCCGCTCCGCCGAAGCCCCATCCCCAACCCCATTGGGCACGAGCTGTACCGGTTAGAGCAATTACGGCAATCGTTGCGAGAGAAATGGAGCGAATCATGGTTGAACTCCGAAAAACGAACACTTTACGCTGCAAATTGCCAATTGGGCCGATTTCCGCGGGACGTTTGCAAACAACACAACCCTTCCATACTATAATGGATTGTTTCCCCGAATCAAATTGGGAATCGCCAAATACCTACCTCCTATAGGTTAAACGACACGTGGGATATCGTTCACCGGAGAAAGTCATGAGAATTCAGTCGGCGGCCGGGATAGCACTTGCAGCGATCTTCTTTGCCTGGAATGGGCCTGTTTTGGCCCAACCTGCCACGGCGCCGCCCGATGCAAGCACGCTCATTGAGCAACTAGCCGGTTCCGATGCCGACGTACAAAAACGGGCGGCCGACGCCTTGGCGGAATTTCCGGCGCAGGCCAATGTCGCGGTGCCAGCCCTCGTTGAGGCGCTGACCGCAAAAGATCCACAACTTCGATGGCGGGCAGCACGAACGCTGGCTGCGATCGGCAATGGATCTTCCGCGGCCGTCGCGGCATTGCAAAAGTCGCTTCAGGACGACGATGCTTCGGTGCGTGGTTGGTCGGCGTACGCGCTGGGGCAATTTGGTGAGGCGGGTCGCGCGGCGGCGGCCGACGTGGCCGCACTGCTTGTGGATAAGGATCGGGATGTTCGCCGCGCTGCGATCGGCGCACTGATTGCCATGCGGTTGAGCCAGGAAACGATGGCGAAATACATGCGTCAGGCCATCGAAGATAGCGATATGGATCCTTCGGTGACCGTGCCCGCTCTGAACGCGCTGGCAAACTCTGGCGACCGCGGCATCGCCATTCTGATCGAAGAACTGAACAACGAAAAAGCCTGCTACTGGGCGTGTCTCGCGTTGGGCTCGGCCGGCCCGAAGGCGAAAGCGGCCGTTCCAGAGCTTGCCAAAATGACGTCCAGCGACGAACCCGAAATTCGCATGCAGGCCGCAATCGCCTTGGGGCAGATTGGACCGGATGCAAAGCTTGCCGTGCCGCAATTGATCAAGGAGCTATCGGATGAGCAAAACTCGGTGCGCTACGCCGCGGCGTTCGCCTTGGGCCAAATTGCGGCGAAAGAAGCCGCTCCAGAGTTAGGGAAACAACTCGACAGCAAAGATAGTTTCCTGCGGATGATTTCCGCCTGGGCGCTGGCGCGGGTCAATCCAAACGACAAGCCGACGGTCGATCGGGCCGTGAAAATGCTGGTGGAGGCGCTCAAGGATAAAAATCCTCGGGTACGCGCGACGGCTGCGCGGGGATTGCACGAATTGAAATTGCCGCCGGAAACCGTCGTTCCCGTGTTTACGGAACTGCTCAAGGACCAAGACCCCGTCGTCCGCGCCAACGTCATCGACGCGCTGAGCACGCTGGATGGAAAAATCATCCCGAGCTTGACTCGCGGGCTGGAAAACAACGCCACACAGTCGATCGCGGTGGGCGTCATTCACCGACTCGGCCCCGCGGCAAAAACGCTTGTCCCTGCACTTGTCGAAGAACTGAACGACCCGAGCGCCGACCATCGACAGGAAGTTGAATTTGCACTGGCGGCGATCGGCCCGGACGCGAAAGAGGCGGTTCCGGCCCTGGTGAAGGCTCTGGGAGATCCCGATCCCAAAGTGCGATATACCGCCTGCTATGCCTTGGGAAAGATTGGGCCTGGCGCGAATGAAGCGGCCGCCGTGCTGCAAAACAACGCCAAGAACTCCGACGACAAATTCTTGAAGATTGCCAGCCTCTGGGCGCTATTGCGAATTCGTCCTCACGATCAACCGCTGAAGGTTTTGGCCGTGCCGCTCTTGATCAAGGCGCTGAACGAATCAGATCGAGACTTGGTCAGAATCGAAGTCGCCAGCGCCTTGGGCGAGATCGGCGCGCCGGTGGCCATCCCGGCCCTCCCGGCGCTAGGAAAGGTCGCCACAGAAGCCGATTCGGCGGAAGTGCGCGACGCCGCCGCACAGGCCATCAAGAAAATTGCGCCACACCGATGAATCCGCTCGTCGAATGGGTTCACGCCGCGCTGCGGCCGCACTTCCACATCGGTTGGAATCTGTTTCTTGCGCTGACGCCGCTGGCGATTTCGTTGTGGATTTTTCGCCGGACCCCGCGCCGCGGCTGGCTGTGGTGGCCGGTGTTTTTTGTTTTCGTGCTGTTTCTGCCCAACGCCTCGTATACGCTGACGGACATCATTCACTTCATCGAGGAAGTGAGGGCCCAACCGCTGCTGCCCGATTGGAGCATTGTCTATTTCGTCATTCCGAAGTATGCGATTTTCTTCTTCTTCGGCTTTCAATGCCACGTCATCTCGCTGCTGCGAATGGGGCGATACTTGACCTGGATCGGGCGGCGCCACTGGGTATTCGCGGCCGAAATCATCATGAATGCGCTCTGCTCGGTGGGCGTCTATTGGGGCCGGTACCTGCGATTGAACAGTTGGGATATTTTCGGCAAGCCGCAGGAATTGGCCAACCAAGCGATTGCACGGTTGTTTCACGACGAGCTCGCCTTGTCGATCATAGCCGTCTACTTTGTCGTGCTGTCGTTGTTTTACTATCTCATGAAGGTGATCGACGTCGCGGTCTGGAACTATTTCCAACAGCGGCGACTGACTGGGCTGCTGTCGGCACAAGCCATCGATCGAGCCGCCTGAGAATGCTTGCGGCATTGGCTCGGTGCAAGGCAGCCCGTCGAAAGCGGTACGCTGCCCATCGACGATGGACGCATTTTCAAGCCGCCCCCGTCAGCAAGCAGGGCCGCCCCCACCTCTTCCTCAAGTGCGCGGATCCCATTCGAATATCCGTCCGTGGTGGCTGGGCTATCGCACCGCGCCGCCGCATGAACGCTCGAAAAACACGAGAAAACTTTCGGATAGGCACTGAGTATCGTCTACGATTCTATAATCGCTGCACCGCATTGGTCATCGTGTTGATCTGCCGAAGGTGCTAGCAACCCTTCGGCCCGATCAACTGTGCAAATTGAGCCAACGAATCGCAAATTTTTCAAGTTCAGCAGCTTGACTTCCGAGTTGGCCGCTGGCAGAATCGATTCGCAACTTTGCTGAGTAGCGTGCCGGCCTGAGGCTCGTTGCTTGGTTTGCTGCGTCCGATCTTTCATAATTTGACGTTTCCATGGCTGAAAGTGATGCTGTTCGCAGTAATTTCGCTTGCAACGACGCGCCTCAATCTTCGAGCAAGCCGTCTTCGGAAACTCGTGGGTGCAATCGTCGCACGCTACTGACCTCGGGGTCGAATTGGGTCATGCTAGGCGGACTCGCTGCTGGATACGGCACTTTCGCGGCGATGGCAGGTCGCTATTTCTATCCCATCGGCGACAACAAAGATTGGTTTTTCGTGTCCGATGCCGAGGGAATCCAACCGGGGGAATCGGTTGCCTTCGAGTCTCCTGCGGGCATACAAGTTTCGATCACACGTCGGATCGGCCTCGCGGAAACGCCGGTCAGTGCAGAGAGCTTTCTTGCCCTGTCGAGCATTTGTCCCCATTTGGGATGCCGTGTGCATTGGGAACCGCACAACGACCGATTCTTCTGTCCCTGTCACAACGGAGTCTTCGACAAGGATGGTACGGCGGTCAGCGGTCCACCCGCCGCCGCCCACCAAAACCTTCCGCGATATCCGTTGATGGTTGTGGACGGAAAGCTGTTTATCCAAATGTCAGCGAATTCAGTCTAATTGGGCATACTTACTCCGTTCAGTCCAGGAATTATATCCGTGTCACGACTGGCGATGTGGTGGAGCGAGCGGATTCCAATCTCCGGAGAACAACTCCGCGAGTTGACCAACGAGCCAGTGCCCAACCACATGAAAAAATGGTGGTTTGCGCTCGGCGGCACGCCAGCCTACCTGTTCGTCGTGCAGATCGTTACCGGAATCATGCTGGCGATTTATTATCAGCCAGCATCGACGACGGCCTACGAATCGGTGCGACATATCAACGAAGCGGTATCGTACGGCTGGTTTTTCCGCAGCATTCACAAGTGGGCTGCGACACTGATGGTCGCAGCCGTCGTGCTGCACCAGATGCGGGTTTACTTCACCGCCGCCTATCGCCGGCCGAGAGAACTCAATTGGGTGATCGGAATGTGCTTGTTGTTGGTGACGCTGGGGCTGGGTTTCACTGGTTACAGTCTGGTTTTTGAACAGCTTAGCTATTGGGGAGCCACCGTCGGCGGCAATCTTGTGGATACGGTTCCGGTGGTCGGCGGCTCACTCAAGAAGCTCTTGCTGGCCGGCAACGAATACAACGAACAAACATTACCGCGATTCTACATTCTGCACGCCGCCATTCTGCCAGTGACGCTCGTGCTGTTGATTGGCATTCATATTACGTTCATTCGACTCCATGGCGTGACGGAGCTTGAGCCTGGCGTGCATCCGAAGGATCCGTCGAAACACTTCAATTTTTTTCCGGATCATTTACTGACCGAACTGATCCTGGGACTGACGCTGATGGTGCTGCTGAGCTCGCTGGCGACGATTTTTCCGGCGGAATTGGGGCCGCGAGCCAATCCGCTGGAAACGCCCGAAGTGATAAAGCCGGAATGGTTCTTCTACGCCACGTTTCGGT
This DNA window, taken from Pirellulales bacterium, encodes the following:
- a CDS encoding ubiquinol-cytochrome c reductase iron-sulfur subunit; the encoded protein is MLGGLAAGYGTFAAMAGRYFYPIGDNKDWFFVSDAEGIQPGESVAFESPAGIQVSITRRIGLAETPVSAESFLALSSICPHLGCRVHWEPHNDRFFCPCHNGVFDKDGTAVSGPPAAAHQNLPRYPLMVVDGKLFIQMSANSV
- a CDS encoding cytochrome bc complex cytochrome b subunit — protein: MSRLAMWWSERIPISGEQLRELTNEPVPNHMKKWWFALGGTPAYLFVVQIVTGIMLAIYYQPASTTAYESVRHINEAVSYGWFFRSIHKWAATLMVAAVVLHQMRVYFTAAYRRPRELNWVIGMCLLLVTLGLGFTGYSLVFEQLSYWGATVGGNLVDTVPVVGGSLKKLLLAGNEYNEQTLPRFYILHAAILPVTLVLLIGIHITFIRLHGVTELEPGVHPKDPSKHFNFFPDHLLTELILGLTLMVLLSSLATIFPAELGPRANPLETPEVIKPEWFFYATFRWLKLFGPTFAVLSMGLIIFTMFAWPWIDKVLMRMTHNKEISTYLGIVAVFLIVGLTVWESLVAH
- a CDS encoding HEAT repeat domain-containing protein; protein product: MRIQSAAGIALAAIFFAWNGPVLAQPATAPPDASTLIEQLAGSDADVQKRAADALAEFPAQANVAVPALVEALTAKDPQLRWRAARTLAAIGNGSSAAVAALQKSLQDDDASVRGWSAYALGQFGEAGRAAAADVAALLVDKDRDVRRAAIGALIAMRLSQETMAKYMRQAIEDSDMDPSVTVPALNALANSGDRGIAILIEELNNEKACYWACLALGSAGPKAKAAVPELAKMTSSDEPEIRMQAAIALGQIGPDAKLAVPQLIKELSDEQNSVRYAAAFALGQIAAKEAAPELGKQLDSKDSFLRMISAWALARVNPNDKPTVDRAVKMLVEALKDKNPRVRATAARGLHELKLPPETVVPVFTELLKDQDPVVRANVIDALSTLDGKIIPSLTRGLENNATQSIAVGVIHRLGPAAKTLVPALVEELNDPSADHRQEVEFALAAIGPDAKEAVPALVKALGDPDPKVRYTACYALGKIGPGANEAAAVLQNNAKNSDDKFLKIASLWALLRIRPHDQPLKVLAVPLLIKALNESDRDLVRIEVASALGEIGAPVAIPALPALGKVATEADSAEVRDAAAQAIKKIAPHR
- a CDS encoding DUF1361 domain-containing protein; amino-acid sequence: MNPLVEWVHAALRPHFHIGWNLFLALTPLAISLWIFRRTPRRGWLWWPVFFVFVLFLPNASYTLTDIIHFIEEVRAQPLLPDWSIVYFVIPKYAIFFFFGFQCHVISLLRMGRYLTWIGRRHWVFAAEIIMNALCSVGVYWGRYLRLNSWDIFGKPQELANQAIARLFHDELALSIIAVYFVVLSLFYYLMKVIDVAVWNYFQQRRLTGLLSAQAIDRAA